One Streptomyces hundungensis DNA segment encodes these proteins:
- a CDS encoding MarR family winged helix-turn-helix transcriptional regulator, translated as MSRFCARLACHWASRAARADPSSEVAWDKPPAALTPIWQLAKLFADDRNRVLREAGIDAATLDLLSVLRRSGPPYVLSTREIAERTLVTAGAISQRLTRAERDGLVQRAPGATGRRTVQVKLTAEGHALIERSVDAVLGREATLVSGVSPHERTTLMELLDKLMTYVRRRTASESL; from the coding sequence GTGAGCAGGTTCTGCGCCAGGTTGGCGTGCCACTGGGCGAGCAGGGCGGCCAGGGCTGATCCTTCATCAGAGGTTGCTTGGGACAAGCCGCCGGCGGCGTTGACCCCCATCTGGCAACTGGCCAAGCTCTTCGCCGACGACCGCAACCGGGTGCTACGAGAGGCCGGCATCGACGCCGCCACCCTCGACCTGCTGTCCGTCCTCCGCCGCTCCGGGCCGCCCTACGTCCTCAGTACCCGAGAGATCGCAGAGCGGACGCTGGTGACCGCGGGGGCGATCTCCCAGCGCCTCACCCGCGCCGAACGCGACGGCCTGGTCCAGCGAGCGCCCGGGGCCACCGGTCGCAGAACCGTCCAGGTGAAGCTCACGGCCGAGGGCCACGCCCTTATCGAACGATCCGTCGACGCGGTACTCGGCCGCGAGGCCACCCTCGTCAGCGGTGTGTCGCCGCACGAACGCACCACGCTCATGGAGTTGCTGGACAAACTGATGACCTACGTGCGCCGACGCACGGCCAGCGAAAGTCTCTGA
- a CDS encoding chloramphenicol phosphotransferase CPT family protein, producing the protein MTPGRIIFLNGTSSSGKSSIARELLDVLDEGVFFHLAVDAFNAMRSKRELGAAELDAALRRTRMGFHRAIAAMSEVGKDVVVDHVLSEPWRLFDCLTVLRPEDVLFVGIHCLPDELARRELARGDRPPGLAAQQYELVHSHGDYDLECDTSTLSARECALRIKEFLPHRPRPTAFTRLSRRYLTDGESA; encoded by the coding sequence ATGACACCTGGCCGGATCATCTTCCTCAACGGCACATCCAGCTCAGGAAAGTCGAGCATCGCGCGGGAGCTTCTGGACGTCCTGGACGAGGGCGTCTTCTTCCACCTGGCAGTCGACGCCTTCAACGCGATGCGCAGCAAGCGGGAGCTCGGGGCCGCGGAGCTCGACGCCGCGCTGAGGCGTACCCGGATGGGTTTTCACCGTGCGATCGCCGCCATGTCCGAGGTGGGCAAAGATGTCGTCGTCGATCATGTGCTGAGTGAGCCGTGGCGGCTGTTCGACTGCTTGACGGTGCTGCGGCCCGAGGACGTGCTGTTCGTCGGAATCCACTGTCTTCCGGACGAACTGGCCCGCCGCGAACTCGCCCGGGGCGACCGGCCGCCGGGCCTCGCGGCGCAGCAGTACGAACTGGTGCACAGCCATGGTGACTACGATCTGGAGTGCGACACCAGCACGCTGAGCGCGCGCGAATGCGCCCTGCGGATCAAGGAGTTCCTCCCGCACCGCCCCCGTCCTACGGCCTTCACCCGTCTCAGTAGGCGCTATCTGACGGACGGCGAGTCCGCGTAG
- a CDS encoding metallophosphoesterase, translating into MTATSEARSGDGAAHATGQNLVRRLMRYLPLVAPILLWTVPCWVLLYTGQRWPLPVALGGTLLFALGLITMPLAMARGHGPRRQDWAAIVGDTLLGASWVLFTWSVLLGVLLRLALTVADAGDGRSRARIVTWAILGTAAVLLAWGYAEARRIPRVRRLDVQLPRLGAELDGTRVVLITDTHYGPLDRARWSARVCETVNSLRADLVCHTGDIADGTAERRRAQAAPLGTIEATGARVYVTGNHEYYSEAQGWVDLMGELGWEALRNRHLLLERGGDTLVVAGVDDVTAEASGLAGHRAHLAAALQGADSSHPVLLLAHQPKFVDRAAARGVDLQLSGHTHGGQIWPFHHLVRIDQPALAGLSRHGDRTLLYTSRGTGFWGPPFRIFAPSEITLLVLRSPQRQPAP; encoded by the coding sequence GTGACCGCCACCAGCGAAGCCCGATCCGGGGACGGAGCGGCGCATGCGACCGGGCAGAACCTGGTGCGCCGCCTGATGCGCTACCTCCCCTTGGTCGCCCCCATCCTGCTCTGGACCGTGCCCTGTTGGGTGCTGCTGTACACCGGCCAGCGCTGGCCGCTTCCCGTGGCCCTGGGCGGCACCCTCCTGTTCGCGCTCGGTCTGATCACCATGCCGCTCGCGATGGCGCGCGGCCACGGCCCGCGGCGGCAGGACTGGGCGGCGATCGTCGGGGACACCCTCCTCGGGGCGAGTTGGGTGCTGTTCACCTGGTCCGTCCTGCTGGGTGTCCTGCTGCGCCTCGCCCTGACCGTGGCCGACGCCGGTGACGGTCGGAGCCGGGCCCGGATCGTGACTTGGGCGATCCTCGGCACAGCTGCGGTGCTGCTCGCCTGGGGGTACGCAGAGGCCCGCCGCATACCCCGAGTGCGCCGACTCGACGTACAACTCCCGCGCCTGGGAGCCGAGTTGGACGGCACGCGCGTCGTCCTCATCACTGACACCCACTACGGTCCGCTCGACCGCGCCCGCTGGTCCGCGCGGGTCTGCGAGACGGTCAACTCCCTGCGAGCCGACCTGGTCTGCCACACCGGCGACATCGCGGACGGTACGGCCGAACGCCGTCGCGCCCAGGCCGCCCCGCTCGGCACCATCGAGGCCACTGGGGCCCGGGTCTACGTCACCGGCAACCACGAGTACTACAGCGAGGCCCAAGGCTGGGTCGATCTGATGGGCGAGCTGGGCTGGGAGGCGCTGCGCAACCGTCACCTTCTGCTCGAACGCGGCGGTGACACTCTGGTGGTCGCCGGCGTGGACGACGTCACCGCCGAGGCGTCCGGTCTCGCCGGGCACCGCGCGCACCTGGCGGCGGCGCTGCAAGGCGCCGACTCCAGCCACCCCGTCCTGCTTCTGGCGCACCAGCCCAAGTTCGTCGACCGGGCGGCGGCCCGCGGCGTCGACCTCCAGCTCTCCGGACACACCCACGGCGGCCAGATCTGGCCCTTCCACCACCTGGTCCGCATCGACCAGCCCGCGCTCGCGGGCCTCAGCCGCCACGGCGACCGCACCCTGCTTTACACGAGCCGCGGCACCGGCTTCTGGGGCCCGCCGTTCCGCATCTTCGCCCCGAGCGAGATCACCCTGCTCGTGCTCCGCTCCCCGCAGCGGCAACCTGCGCCGTAA
- a CDS encoding sensor histidine kinase codes for MSISATSKTSTGQESTFQHALYPYRGDAQFLAGTLGFIREALTAGEAIIIAVPSDKASLLRDELPDEPAVRFVETSTAGANPGRHIAAWTAWMSQHGEEGRPVRGIGETAWRQARNAAHLSELRYNEWLLNRAFASSPAWSMLCPYDAGDEDPAALRSVARCHPLIHQDGQSLPNDGYLGADDYAFDALPDACDPYQELVYTSGDLSAVRSKVSQCASDAGVREDQLPKLAVAVTEIATNSIRHGGGQGTLRTWAQDATFLCEFRDSGFISDTMVGRVRPAADQIGGRGLWLAHQLCDLVEIRSTPDQGTTVRLHMDIPR; via the coding sequence ATGAGCATCTCCGCGACGTCCAAGACGTCCACCGGTCAGGAATCCACCTTCCAGCACGCGCTGTACCCGTATCGAGGGGACGCACAGTTCCTGGCGGGCACCCTCGGCTTCATCCGCGAGGCGCTCACAGCGGGTGAGGCGATCATCATCGCCGTCCCTTCCGACAAGGCATCGCTCCTACGCGATGAACTCCCCGACGAACCGGCCGTCAGATTCGTCGAGACATCGACCGCCGGCGCCAATCCCGGGCGGCACATCGCGGCCTGGACGGCCTGGATGAGCCAACACGGCGAGGAGGGGCGACCGGTCCGCGGCATCGGCGAAACCGCTTGGCGCCAGGCGCGCAACGCGGCACACCTCTCCGAGCTGCGCTACAACGAATGGCTGCTCAATCGCGCCTTCGCCAGCAGCCCGGCATGGTCGATGCTGTGCCCCTACGACGCTGGCGACGAGGACCCGGCCGCGCTGCGGTCCGTTGCGCGTTGCCATCCGCTGATCCACCAGGACGGGCAGTCACTACCCAACGACGGATATCTCGGCGCCGACGACTACGCCTTCGACGCCCTGCCCGACGCGTGCGATCCGTACCAGGAACTGGTCTACACGAGCGGTGACCTGTCCGCGGTGCGGTCGAAGGTGTCCCAGTGTGCTTCCGACGCGGGTGTGCGCGAAGATCAGTTGCCCAAGCTGGCGGTGGCCGTCACGGAGATCGCCACGAACAGCATCCGGCACGGTGGAGGTCAGGGAACTTTGCGCACCTGGGCACAGGACGCGACGTTCCTGTGCGAGTTCCGGGACTCGGGATTCATCTCCGACACGATGGTCGGCCGCGTCCGCCCCGCCGCCGATCAGATCGGAGGCCGCGGCCTCTGGCTCGCCCACCAGCTGTGCGATCTCGTCGAGATCCGGTCCACGCCCGATCAGGGCACCACCGTGCGCCTCCATATGGACATCCCTCGATGA
- a CDS encoding ADP-ribosylglycohydrolase family protein — MNRTQRAAGAIVGSAVGDALGGPFEFGPQGAFSARFPVPGAGGEMRGGGGWEPGEATDDTQMAVLVAESLLERGGLDLPDVFARFQRWATSEPKDIGLQTEDVLTNGMPWDRAAAVHFQGNQRAAGNGSLMRASTSAVHFAAAGQEATMEAARRIAALTHGDRAAWEGTAIFHELIRVTFEDADPLAALPDILTLVHPEHRARYATVLAPDWHPDQATEFNGAVWPCLGSAVWALRTTTGYEDAIRAAIDLGGDTDTVAAVTGGLAGAYYGLDAIPAHWTRPLHVPLPGFDGRVLHLADLLDLAHRLGAGR, encoded by the coding sequence ATGAACAGGACCCAGCGAGCCGCTGGCGCGATCGTCGGATCGGCGGTGGGCGACGCACTTGGCGGCCCCTTCGAGTTCGGCCCCCAGGGCGCCTTCTCAGCGCGCTTCCCCGTGCCGGGTGCCGGGGGCGAGATGCGCGGAGGCGGGGGCTGGGAGCCCGGCGAGGCAACCGACGACACGCAGATGGCCGTCCTGGTCGCGGAGTCACTGCTGGAGCGGGGCGGACTGGACCTGCCGGATGTCTTCGCCCGTTTCCAGCGGTGGGCGACGTCCGAACCGAAGGACATCGGCCTCCAGACCGAAGACGTCCTGACCAACGGCATGCCCTGGGACCGCGCTGCCGCGGTCCACTTCCAGGGCAACCAACGAGCAGCGGGAAACGGATCGTTGATGCGGGCTTCGACCTCCGCGGTCCATTTCGCGGCCGCCGGACAGGAAGCCACCATGGAGGCGGCCCGCCGCATCGCGGCGCTCACCCATGGCGACCGGGCCGCCTGGGAAGGCACCGCGATCTTCCACGAACTCATCCGCGTCACGTTCGAGGACGCCGACCCCCTCGCCGCGCTCCCGGACATCCTGACGCTGGTCCACCCCGAGCACCGCGCCCGATACGCCACCGTCCTTGCCCCCGACTGGCACCCCGACCAAGCGACCGAGTTCAACGGTGCGGTCTGGCCCTGCCTGGGCTCGGCCGTCTGGGCCCTACGCACCACCACCGGTTACGAAGACGCGATACGCGCGGCGATCGACCTAGGCGGCGACACGGACACCGTCGCCGCGGTGACCGGTGGCCTCGCGGGGGCGTACTACGGGCTGGACGCGATCCCCGCCCACTGGACCCGGCCGCTCCACGTCCCCCTCCCCGGTTTCGACGGACGGGTCCTGCACCTGGCGGATCTGCTCGACCTTGCCCACCGTCTCGGAGCGGGCCGCTGA
- a CDS encoding MEDS domain-containing protein has translation MRAARALATLDEVELGDHVCWRMDPDAALLGGARGFVADGALYGDKIVVIGGVGEAPDAPRPAMPPTWVVLDFSQAANTSAVLAAVRREARTAVREGFRSVRVLTERAPTVAADRVEDLLEQELKLDQFASESGAIVVCAYRPSQWNEPTLEHMACVHPHEVGTRAERPAFRMFSTGADRWSVDGVIDSEGASAFNAALRAAIAQAPTITLRFDTLDMIDAAGMHALVDAARSMPARRILVEGANETVRLCWELAGYEAADRSVVMGA, from the coding sequence GTGAGGGCGGCGCGGGCGTTGGCAACGCTGGACGAGGTCGAGCTCGGGGATCACGTCTGTTGGCGTATGGACCCTGACGCGGCGCTCCTGGGGGGAGCGCGCGGTTTCGTGGCCGACGGCGCCCTGTACGGAGACAAGATCGTCGTCATCGGTGGCGTCGGCGAGGCCCCCGACGCTCCCCGGCCCGCCATGCCGCCGACCTGGGTCGTCCTCGACTTCTCGCAGGCCGCGAACACCTCCGCGGTCCTGGCTGCGGTGCGCCGTGAAGCGCGTACCGCGGTACGCGAAGGGTTCCGTTCCGTACGGGTCCTCACCGAGCGAGCGCCCACGGTGGCCGCCGACAGGGTGGAAGACCTGCTGGAGCAGGAGCTCAAGCTCGACCAGTTCGCGTCCGAGAGCGGCGCGATCGTGGTCTGCGCCTACAGGCCGTCGCAGTGGAACGAGCCTACGCTGGAACATATGGCATGTGTGCACCCTCACGAAGTGGGCACACGCGCTGAGCGCCCGGCCTTCCGGATGTTCAGCACGGGCGCCGACAGATGGAGCGTGGACGGCGTGATCGACTCGGAAGGCGCGTCGGCATTCAACGCGGCGCTACGCGCGGCGATCGCGCAGGCCCCCACGATCACGCTGCGGTTCGACACCCTGGACATGATCGACGCCGCCGGGATGCACGCCCTCGTCGATGCGGCCCGAAGCATGCCGGCCCGCCGCATCCTCGTGGAGGGCGCCAACGAAACCGTGCGCCTGTGCTGGGAACTCGCCGGCTACGAAGCAGCCGACCGCTCGGTGGTGATGGGCGCATGA
- a CDS encoding SDR family NAD(P)-dependent oxidoreductase: MGVNAAGGLSQATSDEGSALAALLAQWHANLAQNLLTAVLTTASVQDKLTRGSSIISIGSIGAERRGGSYGAAKAAVGAWNASLSAELAPKDVTCNVISAGYVADTNFFHGQLSDERRRALVEETHNKRPGTVDDIAQTAYFLASQGARHITGQTIHVNGGAYTTR, from the coding sequence ATGGGGGTCAACGCCGCCGGCGGCTTGTCCCAAGCAACCTCTGATGAAGGATCAGCCCTGGCCGCCCTGCTCGCCCAGTGGCACGCCAACCTGGCGCAGAACCTGCTCACCGCGGTGCTGACCACGGCCTCCGTACAGGACAAGCTCACGCGTGGCAGCTCCATCATCAGCATCGGCTCGATCGGCGCCGAGCGCCGAGGCGGATCCTACGGAGCGGCCAAAGCCGCTGTGGGTGCGTGGAACGCTTCGCTGTCGGCGGAGCTCGCCCCGAAGGACGTCACCTGCAACGTCATCTCCGCGGGCTACGTCGCCGACACCAACTTCTTCCACGGTCAGCTGAGCGACGAACGCCGTCGCGCGCTTGTGGAGGAGACGCACAACAAGCGACCGGGCACGGTTGACGACATCGCTCAGACGGCCTACTTCCTCGCCTCCCAAGGAGCCCGTCACATCACCGGCCAAACCATCCACGTGAACGGTGGTGCCTACACGACGCGGTAG